From Thiovulum sp. ES, a single genomic window includes:
- a CDS encoding putative transcriptional regulator (PFAM: Helix-turn-helix) — protein MEQKEAKNEENLVKKTCRELGITQKELAEYFGVTPKAVSNWATQKHKLPTNFYFLIDLIKTQRKYNSLMNAINNH, from the coding sequence TTGGAACAAAAAGAGGCAAAAAATGAAGAGAACCTTGTAAAAAAAACTTGCCGAGAACTTGGAATAACTCAAAAGGAGTTGGCTGAATATTTTGGTGTTACACCAAAAGCAGTTTCAAACTGGGCAACACAAAAACATAAATTACCCACAAATTTCTACTTTCTAATTGATTTAATAAAAACACAAAGAAAATATAATTCTTTAATGAATGCAATTAACAATCATTAA
- a CDS encoding prophage antirepressor (PFAM: BRO family, N-terminal domain), with protein MNLITKNFNTTDIRILLIDGREYFVAKDTALLLGYSNTNDAISRHCKKAKSVRDFLRDQRTLPLDLNGVGNLDIQTKLIPESDVWRLVIKSKLPETEKIEEWIMEEVLPSIRKTGSYSLQKSETNLVEEISLSEIVEQTEKAVEVMKLLENRNAFELFQIDQIAGKFSPTKLLNIDFSQTYFLPTEIGKILGISGAEVNLILEKRGFQFRDENGIWRPTSSGKEFCLEIGNQFNQLKWRISTIL; from the coding sequence TTGAACCTAATCACAAAAAATTTTAACACAACAGATATAAGAATTCTATTAATTGATGGTAGAGAATATTTTGTTGCAAAAGACACAGCTCTTTTATTAGGCTACTCAAATACTAACGATGCAATTTCTCGACATTGTAAAAAAGCAAAATCTGTAAGAGATTTTTTAAGGGATCAAAGAACACTACCCCTTGATTTAAATGGGGTCGGGAATTTAGATATTCAGACAAAATTAATTCCAGAGTCCGATGTTTGGCGATTAGTTATCAAATCAAAACTTCCAGAAACTGAAAAGATTGAAGAGTGGATCATGGAAGAAGTTTTACCATCAATCCGAAAAACGGGATCGTATTCTTTGCAAAAAAGTGAAACAAATCTTGTTGAAGAAATTTCACTTTCTGAAATTGTCGAACAGACTGAAAAAGCTGTTGAAGTGATGAAACTTTTGGAAAATAGAAATGCTTTTGAACTTTTCCAAATTGACCAAATCGCAGGAAAATTTTCACCAACAAAACTTCTAAACATTGATTTTTCTCAAACATATTTTTTGCCGACTGAAATTGGAAAAATTTTAGGAATTTCTGGAGCAGAAGTGAATTTGATTTTGGAAAAGAGAGGCTTTCAATTTCGAGATGAAAATGGAATTTGGCGACCGACCTCATCGGGAAAAGAGTTCTGCTTAGAAATTGGAAATCAATTCAATCAACTCAAATGGAGAATTTCCACAATTCTTTAA